The proteins below are encoded in one region of Aquisphaera giovannonii:
- a CDS encoding glycosyltransferase: MRRVDSPYVAFCDDDTWWEPGCLRRAADLMDASPRLAVVTARVLVGPEDREDAICSVLERSPLPRGPGMPGPFLLGFLAGASVVRRSAYLEAGGFETASSSAARRSCWPSTWPPGAGSSVMRPSSSSTTTRPAAGTPPAAGAP, translated from the coding sequence GTCGCATTCTGCGACGACGACACCTGGTGGGAGCCGGGATGCCTGCGGAGGGCCGCCGACCTGATGGACGCGTCGCCCCGGCTTGCGGTGGTCACCGCCCGCGTCCTCGTCGGGCCCGAGGACAGGGAGGATGCCATCTGCTCGGTCCTGGAGCGGAGCCCCCTGCCCCGCGGGCCGGGTATGCCCGGGCCTTTCCTGCTGGGCTTCCTCGCGGGGGCCTCCGTGGTCCGGCGTTCGGCGTACCTCGAGGCCGGGGGGTTCGAGACCGCTTCTTCATCGGCGGCGAGGAGGAGCTGCTGGCCGTCGACCTGGCCTCCCGGGGCTGGCAGCTCTGTTATGCGCCCGAGTTCGTCGTCCACCACCACCCGTCCCGCAGCCGGGACCCCTCCGGCCGCCGGGGCGCCATGA